Below is a window of Gossypium hirsutum isolate 1008001.06 chromosome A12, Gossypium_hirsutum_v2.1, whole genome shotgun sequence DNA.
AAAGGGATGTTTAATAACTTGATAAAGCATAAAATGGCAGTTACAGAAGGTAGCATTAAAAGGAAAAGCAACCATACTTAGATTTCAATTCAGCTACTTCAATTTTCAATAGATTATCCTCCCGGACAGTCTCGGCATCACGGTCAAGATAAGGTGAAGTCCAACGGTTATATTCAGATACTTTATAGGGGTCAGAAAAAACAACCTGCTCAGTGAGCCTGCATAGTTCCACATTCCCACAAAATTCAGCAACTGCACAAAACATTGAATGTAAATGAATCAGAATCGTATCTCCAAGCTTCGAAAAGCCATCAATACTAGAAAATAGCATTTCTTTAATCTAAAACAACACACATATACTTGCTCCAAACAGATTAGTAGAGGCAAAATGACAAAGCTTATCAGCAGAAATGATCATTCTTCATATCCACAGGCATATAAagaagcatttttttttcttaattccaTGAGTTCGCATGACATTTGGAATGACTACTGGTATTAAAATCATATTCATGTCACTGCTAAAATTGCACTAAGAATTGACAAGATCCGTGTTCAAGAAGATCTAAACATTGAATGGCTACTGAAGGAAGAAGCTACATGGAGATAGTTAGAAATAGATTAATATAATACCAGGCTTAAACATACACTTGCCATTTACtcaataataagaaaatataCTTCTCCCCTTCTAATCTTTGGTATATAGACATTATGGAGCAATCATTTGTCAGATATAACAGATAATAATAGCACTAGCAGCAAACTTTCTAAAGCTGTAATACAATTACAAATATTGGATAGTAGATTATAAAACACTCCCTAAACTACCGACAGTTTGATATGTTTCATCAAACTTGCTGCATTCGGGCCCAAAATATAACAATAACTTTGTTATGAATCAATGTTGCAACCAAAAATTCCATAATCTGTAGTTTAATTAGTTCACGATCTATATCTATATAAATCCTAACTTATGATCCCCAAATGTACTTGCAGTGACAGCATTCAAACTACAACAAAACCAAACTCAAAACATAAAAACACTGAGAAAGAAAATGCATATGAGTCCGTTACCTGCACGTTTGTGCTCTGTGGTTGACTGATATAGGAGAGATGTGCAGAAAAGAGTCTTGGCCATGTATTCTGACATATGTTCCGCCAACAAAGGATATTCTATCCCAGCAATTAACCCTTTTCTCAGGATTATATGGGGCGGCTCTAAATATCGCATTCCAATCAAGGACATGGTACGGTCAAAGTGATAAACTTCAGGAACATGTTCAGGGCATAACCCACCATGTTGTTTTAACGCCACCGCTTCGAAATATGCTCGTTCCTTAGTCATGGGCCAAGATTCCCCAATACATCGTATGTAGGGAAGTGCCTGTATTCAACATTTTACGCATAAACTGGAAAATCCCATTTCATAATTTCGAGTATTTaaagataaaaaggaaaaaaaaaagcgaAACCTGCTTGATTACTAAAGAACCAGAAGGGCCAACGATGATGTGGACGAAATTAAGATTGCCATCTCCAACTTCCTTAATCTTTAAACCATCATAGTTGTGGCCGATCTTCGATGACAAAGACGGCCTGGCTTTAATGTATTCGATGAGGGAGTTCTCGTCTAGTGGCCTGAACTCAGAAAACGACATTGACTTCCTTGTTTGAGGCAGTCCTTTTGAGGGGTTCTAAGAAGAAGTGAAGAGCGATGTACAGAGATTTAAGGAAGAGAGATGCGTGACTTAACTTCAAACGTTGGGACTGTAGACTGTAgagtaaaaagaataaaaagattcGATAATAGCGTCGAAGATTTTTACAATGGGTAAGCCAATGGAGGATCAGTGAAGTAGGGCCGGGCAATCTGGTCGTGAAATGAAAGATGATTTGAATGAAACGCTTGCTTATCGTTGTAGTGGAAACTACAGAGAAAATAGAAACTAACCCAGCTAGGTGTGTAATGAAGAAAACAATAACatgttaattgtgaaatgaacttGGATGCGTTTACGGTCACGTTCACTTCCACTTAGGGATATTAAAACTTTTCTTTCTTAGGGTAgatttgggtttatttttttatgttatattattgtatttaattttactattacaaTTGTTTTTGCACTAACTATAGGTAAATACACCACCTATTCAAACACATCTTTAGATGTGGATGTTAAAACTAGATTATTATTGAATTTCGCATTTTTTACTTTGTTGAGCCGTATTTTTTTCTCCCCTCAGTTGAGAGCAGTTCTTCCTTATTTATAAGTTAAGTCTTCTTTGATGTGACATGCTAGGGGGTAATTAAGTGTCATGTATATAACTAAGGACGACACATCTCCTCTTTAGGTTCGACACATATCATAGACATGTCTTTAAGATAGGATTCACACCCAGGAGTAATCATACGTGTTCGTGTAATTGAATGCATGATTCGTGTAATTGAATGCTTACCATATAAGTTTTAAGCTTTAATTGAAAACTTATTGAGTAAGTTTTATTGTGTGATAGTGAGGTATAGAAGTAAAAAAGTTATTGGGGaattaattttgagaaaataactTTTAATTGTTCATTTCcttaaaagttttataaattcaaattttaaaaaatttgtctAATCCATGGATTGTAGTTTATCATTATCTTCCTAACAATTTAATTCCTTGTTTCATCTTCTTAGTTTGACTTTATTTTCTTACAAACTTGCTTATTCATTTTGGCTTCCTTGGTTTTCTTCTACAGTTTCAAGTAGATCTGGTTTGAGAATAGCGATTCACAAAAAGAGAGGATAACTTATGAATATGTAAATCActcaatttctctttttcttataTTGGTTTGTTTATCTAATATGGCTAGAGTTAGGATGGTTGGGGTGGTAAAGGTGGTGGCCATAGTGGGTGTGATAATCGAGGCCGCGGGtttggtttagaaaatgagggTGGTGGTCGCAAGAAGCATCATGAAGCATGTGTACTTGTAGAGAGTACGGTATACAATTGTACGACAAAAGAGGCAGAAATGGTTCGGCATCTTTTCGTTCGAGGAATCAAATTGCCAAACTTTGCTTTTGACTTTGAGATTGTTGAAGGGGAAAAGAGGTTGAACGATACCAAAGAGGGTGTATTGTTTACATCAGTTAGAGGCGAGTTTtcatcttcctcttcctcttcatcATTTCTTCTACATAGTTCTTTAGGAGTATGGAATCACACCAAGACAACTTGTTGGTTTCTCTTGGTGGATATTGGTTGTGTATTTCACCGATTGTTGTCTATGGGATGAACTTCCCCTACTGCGTGTTTTTCAGAAGATTTATCAGTTGAAGATTTCTAATCGGGAAAATTCATTGGAAATGTTGTATAATAAGCAGTTTTAATGTTATCAAGTCCCAAACTtatgtaatataatattattatacattgtttatatttattcaatataaatgtAAGGTTAATTCTTGGACTTACTAAAAGATTGATTTGAAGTGTTACATCAAGGATTCGGCTCCAACACATCTCATCGCATATAAAGATTGGaagtaagtaagtatatatattatggtATTAGCTATAGCATGTATGTAAGTATTTTAAGGTCTATCTATAAGGcctttaaagaaaaatatttatagacGAAGAAAAAAATAATGGCATAATGAATTTCATCTGAGATATGTCTTGCACGTATGATGAATAATATGATAATTATAAGGTATTATATTACTTATGAGTTTTAGTTAATGTTTGAATTGATTATGGACTTTTGAGTATGGTTAGAAGTGCTTAAAAGTATAGTTTTCAGGTCTCCTGTCTCAAGTATCAAGATATGGAAAATGTGTCTCAAGACATAAAAACTTCAAAGCTAAATTTCTACAATAACTGAGGCATGTCTCGAGACAAAAGCTCTTATGTCTCGAGACTTATACTCATATGTCTCGAGACAGAGCACCTTCGAAGCCAAATTTCTACAGTTAAAACAATGTCTCTAGACATTCAAGTCTTGGCCTCGAGACATACAAGCctacaattgaaaaaaaattttagttgggCTAAAAGGGACCCAAAATGAATATGCAATTAAACTctaatattaactaattatatCCTTAAACGTgtaaattaaaagtattttatgtTGTAAAAGAATGTTCAATATTAACTGTAACATTCGTTGCTCAAGTTTTTTCAAGTAAGGGGTGGAACAGAAAATCATTGGTTGGAAGGCAATTATTGCAAATTTCCAAaggaaaatgataattttgtaagGAAGTTTTGAGTTTCCAAAGATTGGTCCACGCTTAGTGCAGAGCTGATGCCACAGGGGTAATAGTGCTAGACAGATACAGTAGCGTATAAGCATTTGTCATAAAGACACGaccattaaaattaaatttccatACAATTCTGTATTCAACCCCTTGGATTGAGAGGGTCCTGCTGAGGAGGACAGAGGCTCAACTATGATCGAGTAGATAATTGATTTCTTTTGGTCCCAATTGTTGATGTGTGGGAAGAGGCATGATTCAACTTCAATGGCAGAGGCAAGTAATTTGACAGTGTCTACGAGAGGGAAGTTTAAATTTGCACTTATCCAACAGTTTTTACCTTCCCAAAGTTGAACATCCTTTCCTAGCACGTAGATGTCTCTACCTTTGAGAATGCCTTCCCAGGCCCAATAGTCAGTTGGCTTAGGTTTGACAGATTCAAACGGGTAATGATTACAATACTTAGTTCTTAAAACCATTGTGGGAAGATAGTTTTGACTTGTCATTATGCGCCACGCGATTTTTTAGTGTTAGCTCTTAAAACCTTATTAGAAATATAGTTTTCACTAGTCATTATGCGCCATGCGATTTGTGGGAGGAAAGCTTCATTGAAAATGCTAATCTTCCAAATTCTCAATCCTCCTTCTAACAAAGGAGAGTCTCAATGGCAAGAGTGAAGCTTTTATCATCGGAGTTGTGTCCCCACCAAAAAGCACCAATGGTCTTATCAATTTCATTGCAAATGTAATTTGGGGCCTTGAAGATAGAAAGGGAGTACAACAGAAGTGATGTCAAGGTAGATTTGATAAGGGTGAGTCTTCCACCCGATGATAGACACTTTGATTTCCATGAGGCTAGTTTATTTTACCTTGTAAATTAAGGTTTGGAAAATTTCTTTTTTCCTGTGAAGTTTCCCCAGTTCCAAACCTAAATACTTCCACGGTTGGTCAACTCTTTTTGCATTAAGAATACTGCTATACCATCTTTTGGCCAGTAGCTTGGTAAAGGGATCAAGAAAGAGTTCAGATTTATCACAATTGATTTGGAGCCCCAACAGgtaacaaaattttttaaaaatttaggatCTGCGAATCTAAATAGAAgagttaaaaagataaaaaagaggATATTCATGCAGAGAACAAAAGGCTAGGATGAAAGGGGATCAACTTAACGCAGGCCTCTAACCGGAGTAAAGCTTTTAAAAAGTGAGCCATTGACTAAAACATGATAGAAGTCTGTAGATTAAATTTGTCTATCTAATTTGGTCAAAACCCATTCTTTACAGGACAaggataaaaaaattcatttgacatAAACTATAGGACTCGGTAGAATATATTTTACCcaaatattcaatatttaaatcttctttttttctgaaaattcatTTGAAAGCTTCATTGATTTAACTTCCGATGCAATCTGTATTGCCCAAAGTCAAGTGTAACATTCAGAATAATCAAGACAATCAAAACATAATCGTGCTTTGCAACAGCACCAGTCCAGTCCAGCACTAATGTTAGATAGACAGGAACCTTTGCTCATTAACACACAATCAAAGGCCTATGCCTAAAGGACCATGAAAACTTTATTAAATTATGGACCCTGTAAAACCTTCCATCTATTTAAGCACAAAAGCTTTTATGGATACGTGCACAGCAGTTTCCATCATTTCCATCATGATTGGATGTGCTTCATCGCTGAAATAACTTCACTAATCGACACAAACTCTCGCCTCCTCTTCAGAAGTGTCTTGCCTAATTCAAGAGCCCGTCGCTCGCAATCtgctcttatgttagcttctttAATTGATTCAAAATCCTCAACATGAGCAACACCTACAATTCTCCTGCAAGTTATTAGAAGATAAAAACAACATTAGAACTTACAAAATTCTTGGAGTTCATTagataaatttaacaaaataggaTCCTGCATGTCATTGTAGGTAGAAGAGAAGAGACTGGTTCTATGATTGCTATTCAACCTGTAGAGGAAGACTCCTCTTATCTGATTGCCAGAATTTTCTAACGACAAAGCCATTCTACAAAATTTTCAAGCTCAGGGTTCTGATCATGGAGgtttcaaaagttacatctcgTCAATATTTCCTAGTCAACTCAAGAATCTATTTCCTTTTACTGTCAACAAAAAATTTACATGTCAAGGTTAACTGTTTAAGAGTCAATTAAGATAAAGTACAAGGTCGAGAATATAGGGTAAAAGGTCTAGAAGGCGGTGTTAATTCGATGACATAAATATAACAGCAATGGACTGAAATGCAAGATTCCAGACTGCCATAAGACAGATAAACACAGGGGATTATGAAGGCCAGGAACATAGAAAAAGTAGAGAACCTGGTAGAAAACCATTTCCTCACCTTATCATCTTAGCAGCACCAAACCCAAGAGTATCGTGTAACAATTCCTTCATATACTTTTCCTGTATAAGTTTCTGAAGCTCAGGATTGTTATAAATTGCAGGAAGATAAGCCTCCCCAGAGCCATTTTTGTGTTCGTCCCATAGTGCGGTAAACTTTTGGTGGAAAAGATTCCAAGTATCCTCAATTGTCTTCAATATCCACTCTTTGTATGACTGTATGATAATATGAAATTCAGCAATGTCTATATAATACTTcgatatttttataaaacaaaataaacattgCAAGCCTTCCAAAAAAAGACTATATAAATGATGCTTCCTTAGCTTGTAAAGCAATATgtatgatgtatgaatatgtacaTACATACTAACAAATATCTGGCAACTACACCAAGAGTAGCTTGAGGTAAAATAATAGTGGTGATACAACTTTATCTTGACCTACAACTTATGATACCATAGAGACCATATTTATCCATAAAATGGCAAGATATATGACAAGAATTTTCCATAATAAATTGAATGGCTAAACAAGATTCGAAAGCAGAAGCAACTTGGCTTCTAGCACCTATTAAAACAGTATAGACTAGGATGGAACTATATCTAAAGATGACATAAATTGAATGGCCAAGCAAGATTCAAAAGCAGAAGCAACTTAGCTTCTAGCACATACTAAATAGTATAGACTAAGTGataaccataaaagtaacatgttttaatttcatacttggcatgtttttggatgatttattatgagaattagtgaatttgatgctactaatcctttaaatttatgtttctatacttaggtgagcataaggaAGTGAAAGGATCGAAAAACGGgccaaaatcaaacaaaaagagctattttcaaaaatcacacTGCCTAGGCACTTCTACACGggctgggcacacgcccgtgtgagccacacgggttggccacatgcccatgtgccagcccgtgtcgatttCAAACCCTACTTCTCTTTTACAcgaaaaaacctaatttttaaggtttctgagcattctaaagtttataaatacatatgaGAAGAGGACTAAAGGGAGCACATAGAGTAGAACAAGGAAATTACTCGAAAAACGCTATCGGAATCAACTCAGAAGCAGATCTCCtttaagattgaagatctctattcaaatttccttcgaagttttattgagtttcttatgtcttgttgttattctaattttgagatgttttcttctcagattatgaactaaattccttagatacctagggaagatgaaacctatgacggatcttattatttgattttctgaattatatgataaatacttaattcttgttctcaattatgtatgcttatttcttgctttaatattttcaaaatattaattcaagtgtgatgtacttatttcagtggagcaaaagtccctatttaagagtagatctgacataattgagtgaagttgcatacaatcctagaaataagacggcataaatctatcagattaaagtcaaatctaatagggaatccatatatcgagttaatgcgataatatgagttttaattagaagaagattttaattaatcaacctagattcAGTTGTtattactctcgaaagagatattaacataatttaaggatttctacggatcaaggcacaaatgaataaatcgtttaattcagattcaaaataataagtaaagtctaggtggattcttttctGGGTATTGTCTATTTCATTGGCTTACTTCGAATATTTTCCTAATTCGctctctgttgcgttcttagtaattagtttagttaattttaaattaaaaacagtTCCTTCAATTTATCGGCTAGATAAtgaaaagatagtaattactaatacttttagttctCGTGAATACGATATTCCCAACTCactatagctatactattattcgataggtgcgcttacctTTGTCGTGATTTTAATTAGTTTAGTGACTCATCAAGTTATTGCCGCCGTTGCCGGAGACTAGGGTATTAGGAACattctatttttattaatttagccattttttattttattttttgtttattttttgttttctaattcttcttttatttgcttctagcaagttcctttagtttataactagaagaaaccTATCAAGATCTTTAGtatttgatagtgagattgaaaGCACAGCCGTAGAAACTTTAGAGAAGCCAGACAGAGTCGAAAAAGTACAatggaagagcaagaggacattataattattactgaggagatggctgaaaatcagaataatcaacTACCTCCTATGGTTGCCATAAATCCTATTAATCGAAATCCTACTCATTGTACTATGTACGGTTATGCCAAACCCACTCTAACTGGggttgaatcgagtattgtgagacctgctattgctgcaaataacttCGAACTGAAGCTGAACACCATTTAGATGATTCagaaatttgttcagtttgatagtttgcaagatgaagatccaaatactcatttggctaactttctggaattctgcgacactttcaagattaatggcgtttctgacaaCGCCATTCGCCTACGGTTGTTTCTCTTCTCATTGAGAaataaagctaaatagtggttgaactccataccacgaggttctatcactacatgggatcaaatgaccgaaaatttctTATTGAAGTATCTTCCACCGACTAAGacagctaagttgaggaatgatatctcttcctttatgcaaatggatttagagaccctatgatcgcgtgatttcgtgctaggttttaaatatttataattacttgttcttgaactaactattatcgcgatgtagaaagtgtacctatcgaacagtagtataattttagcaagaccggattgtcgaacccaaaggaactaaaattactagtaatgattgtctttttattatctagcctaagaataaagaggtttttgttttaactaactaattatctaaactaagaacgcacagagaaataAATTgaggaattacttttgggaaaaatcgattgacttaagacaatacctaaggaaaaatccacctagactttacttgttattctggctccgaatcgggcgatttattcattcaacttgttccgtacagatccctaagttatgttattatccctattcaagactaataacgtctaatccctagattgaataatcgagacttttctctaattaacactctagggttgtattaactcgatctatggatccccttattaggtttcaccctaatccgacaaaatcttgtcaccctatgtctaggcgcgcaatcaactctgtttaa
It encodes the following:
- the LOC107938291 gene encoding methylthioribose kinase, whose product is MSFSEFRPLDENSLIEYIKARPSLSSKIGHNYDGLKIKEVGDGNLNFVHIIVGPSGSLVIKQALPYIRCIGESWPMTKERAYFEAVALKQHGGLCPEHVPEVYHFDRTMSLIGMRYLEPPHIILRKGLIAGIEYPLLAEHMSEYMAKTLFCTSLLYQSTTEHKRAVAEFCGNVELCRLTEQVVFSDPYKVSEYNRWTSPYLDRDAETVREDNLLKIEVAELKSKFCERAQALIHGDLHTGSVMVTPDSTQVIDPEFAFYGPMGFDIGAFVGNLILAFFAQDGHAGQGNDRKSYKEWILKTIEDTWNLFHQKFTALWDEHKNGSGEAYLPAIYNNPELQKLIQEKYMKELFHDTLGFGAAKMIRRIVGVAHVEDFESIKEANIRADCERRALELGKTLLKRRREFVSISEVISAMKHV
- the LOC107938279 gene encoding methylthioribose kinase 2-like; its protein translation is MYVHIHTSYILLYKLRKHHLYSLFLEGLQCLFCFIKISKYYIDIAEFHIIIQSYKEWILKTIEDTWNLFHQKFTALWDEHKNGSGEAYLPAIYNNPELQKLIQEKYMKELLHDTLGFGAAKMIRRIVGVAHVEDFESIKEANIRADCERRALELGKTLLKRRREFVSISEVISAMKHIQS